Proteins encoded in a region of the Sulfitobacter geojensis genome:
- a CDS encoding non-heme iron oxygenase ferredoxin subunit, whose protein sequence is MNTKNGRWVQILDVSEIDDTNMVGFEIDDRQIAIYRIEDSYFATANVCTHAFALLSDGWLDGDTVECPLHGACFNVCTGKAMSDPAEIDLEVFETRVTDNIVEIFLPEEAHRMADT, encoded by the coding sequence TTGAATACAAAAAATGGGCGGTGGGTCCAGATTCTGGACGTCTCGGAGATCGATGACACAAACATGGTTGGTTTCGAGATAGACGACCGTCAGATAGCAATTTACCGGATTGAAGACAGCTATTTTGCGACCGCAAATGTTTGCACGCACGCTTTTGCACTGCTGTCGGATGGATGGCTGGATGGTGATACTGTCGAATGTCCGCTTCATGGTGCCTGTTTCAATGTCTGCACCGGCAAGGCCATGAGCGATCCGGCAGAGATAGATTTGGAAGTTTTCGAGACCCGTGTAACTGACAACATCGTCGAAATTTTCCTGCCCGAAGAGGCACACAGAATGGCCGATACGTAG